Below is a window of Paraburkholderia kururiensis DNA.
CGACGACTACGCCGTCATCGAGCAGGTTCTCACCTTCCACGATCGGCAGCTCGACTCGCTACCGTCGCATCGGTACGCGCTTGCCTGGCAGCGGCTGACCCGACTCGCGATTGGCTCCGGTCTTCAGAGCTTGCCGATGCCCGGGCTCGCTTGAGAAAGCCACACATGTCTTAAATCGTCGCGTATGGAGGTCGGGGCAGCTAAGGAACTGCCCCGAGAGCTTTTGCTGCCGGCGCCATACCGCACTCAGATCCGACGCGCGGTATGCCGAGCTACCGCGCTAAAGCCAACGGCGGCGACCTCAGTTCAGCAGTTCAGGTGGCAATTTTCCGCCATTCGCGGCAAGCGCTTGCATCAATTGTTTGTGGAGCCAGATGTTCATTGCGGCGGAGTCGCTCATGTCTCCGCCGTACTTCAGTTCCTGGGCCAGTTGCTTGCGATGTTCCAGGCTACTGTCCATGCCCAATGCTTTCATGGCGTCGACAATCGACGTGCGCCAGTTCAGCGTTTGGCCGCTCTCGCTCGCCAGTTGCTCCATCACCGCGGCGACGTCGACATCCGCGAGCGGGGCAGCGGCCGGGGCAGCGTCCGTCGCCGCTTGCGCGGCGACAGGATCGGGCGTGGGCTGCGCTGCAGGCGCCGGTTGATCCGGCTTCGCCTTGCCGAAAAGCTTGCTTACGATGTCACCGAAAATACTCATTGAAATCTCCCAAGGGTTTGCAATCGACGCCCGTTCCTGGCGCGCGCACATCATGGTACGCGGGCACCCATCGCGCTTCGAGACAAAATACGTCAAAGATTGTTAAAGGCTATGTAGTGCACCGGATATAAGCAAACAGCGCTCTACAGGCTCGAGCGTCGTGAAAAAGGAAGGGAGCGCACGCGGCAGTCCTCTGAACGAAAAAAGGCGGCGCAGGGACGCTGGAATGCGCCCTGCGCCGCCGAAGTCAGCTCATTCCGGATGCCCCGGAAAAGGTCTGCGTCCGGGTGGCAACGCCTTACTGGCTAGCTGCCTTGCTCGGCGCAGCAACGCCGGCGTGGTGCTTGCGCTGATGACGGCGCTTATGACGATGATGTTTCACCGGTTCGGCACTACTCGTAGCACTCGCCAGTGCCGGTGCCGGAGCGGCCACGGTGACGCTCGGGCTCGACGGCGTCAGCACAGTAGACGATGCCTGCGCGAAAACCGCGCCAGAGAATGCAAACGCGATCAGTGCGACAGCAATATTCCGCTTCATGATGTCCTCCTTCCAGTTAAATAAATTTGAGCAACAGTTCAGTACTGAACAACGCCGAAAACGCACTCCGGCGCGATACTCCCTCGATGCCACCAACCAGACGACGGCTGTATTGACGCTTTCCTGAACATCCGCACACGCTGCAAGGGGTGCACGGATATCGTTTCGTCATTGCATCAAGCAGCCGTTATTGGACCTGGCGATCAGAACCTGTAGCGAATGCCGACGCAGGTAACGACCTGGTGGTCCTTGGACGATACGCCCGAGTTTCCGGAGATGTACGCCGGAGCAATGCCTTGGCGCTGCCGGTACACCAGCTGACCATAGACGTCGGTGCGCTTCGAAAAAACGTAGTCGGCCATCACGCCCGCCTGATTTTCACGTTCCACGCCCTCGCCCTAGCGTGCATTCGGCCGCCATTTGATGGTCTTTAACATGGTTGGATCCGACATCACAGAATGATGCGCAGAATGAGATGGACAAAACCCCATGCGAACAGCAACGCCACAGGAATCACGGCCAACGTCCCCATCAGTTCCCTGAACGAATAAGGTTGTGGGCCAGGGCCCGACAAATCGGCCCGAACGCCAGTCAGCTGCGAGGCTTTGACATCTCGCAGCCCAGTCTTTTCCCCATAGCCCATTTTTTATCTCCCGGTCGCCCGGTAGTCGTTTTTAAACAGTCGCGCGCAACATATAATCGATGACGATCTGCGCCTGCACAGCGGCAGCCTCGACAGCCGCCGCAGCGCTGTCCCGCGTAACCTCCACCGGTGATACCGGGCCCCCCTGCGTGTCCAACCCTTTGATGTTTACCGCAGCAGCAAAGGCGCGGGGAGGCAGCCATTTAAATTCGACATTGCCAGCGCGATGACAAACCGCCTTGAGCTCCATCGTCAATTCAAAGCCGCGATAAACGTAGGTGAGTATCTGCATCGAAATGACCACAGACGAAGCGAACATTAGTTAAACGATACTCTCAATCAAAAGCGAAAAAGTCACGCTTTCTGAACGAAATTACGCGCGATCAGGCCAGGTGATGACTTGTTGATCGATGTCGCTTCGCTGCCGTGTCAGTACTCGATGCCATTCGCATCGAATGCTGATGGCGGGACCTGCTCCCCGCGTTTAGTACGGTGACGGTGTAGAGTCCGTTCCAGAGAGGAACGGCAATGAAGAAGCGATTCACCGAAGAACAAATCATCGGCATCTTGAAGGAAGCCGAGGCCGGGCTGAAGCCGGCGGAGCTGTGCCGCAAGCACGGCATATCGGAAGCGACCTACTACAACTGGAAAGCGAAGTTCGGCGGGATGACGGTCTCCGAAGCGCAGCGCCTGAAGGAACTGGAGCAGGAGAACAACAAGCTCAAGCGCTTGTTGGCCGAATCAATGCTCGACAACGCCGCGCTGAAGGACCTGCTGGCCCGAAAGTAGCAAGCCCGCAGGCCAGGCGCGAAGCGGTCCGGATATTGATGACCGAACGCGCCATGGGTGTTACCCGGGCCTGCGGGTTGGTAGGGATTTCGCGCTCGCTGTTTCACTACGAATCACGCCGCCGAATTGAGGACGAAGCGCTGACTGGCCGGATGATGGCCATCGCTGCGCAGAAGCGCCGTTACGGCTATCG
It encodes the following:
- a CDS encoding DUF3597 domain-containing protein; the encoded protein is MSIFGDIVSKLFGKAKPDQPAPAAQPTPDPVAAQAATDAAPAAAPLADVDVAAVMEQLASESGQTLNWRTSIVDAMKALGMDSSLEHRKQLAQELKYGGDMSDSAAMNIWLHKQLMQALAANGGKLPPELLN